A window of the Pelorhabdus rhamnosifermentans genome harbors these coding sequences:
- a CDS encoding YceD family protein, translated as MLLISVLQVKKELGQKQSFRFTITADQLDLGDESPYEGEMIVTGSVINLGDSLLVEGTIEACSHYECNRCLEAFQRKEKIAFDECFREQDLLLSSEQSKDDFLTYEGDAIKLDEIVREHLLLNEPLQPLCSEDCLGLCPICGVNRNKTRCNCTLTTVDPRLAVLSQLIQENS; from the coding sequence GTGTTGCTTATTTCTGTACTGCAAGTGAAAAAAGAATTAGGTCAAAAGCAATCTTTTCGATTTACTATCACAGCAGATCAATTAGATTTGGGTGATGAGTCTCCTTACGAAGGTGAAATGATTGTGACAGGTAGTGTTATCAACTTAGGTGACAGTTTATTAGTTGAGGGAACTATCGAAGCTTGTAGTCACTATGAGTGTAATCGTTGCCTTGAAGCTTTTCAACGGAAAGAGAAAATTGCATTTGATGAGTGCTTTCGGGAACAAGATCTGCTCTTAAGTTCAGAGCAATCAAAAGATGACTTTTTGACTTATGAGGGCGATGCAATCAAGTTAGATGAGATTGTACGCGAACATCTATTATTAAATGAGCCGCTTCAGCCACTTTGCAGTGAAGACTGTTTGGGCTTGTGCCCGATATGTGGTGTTAATCGTAACAAAACAAGATGTAATTGTACTCTGACAACTGTAGATCCTCGTCTAGCAGTTTTAAGTCAGCTTATACAAGAAAATAGTTAA
- the rpmF gene encoding 50S ribosomal protein L32, translated as MAVPKRKMSKARRDARRANWKLTVPQLIECPQCHQPKMPHRVCPECGFYNGKAVVTAE; from the coding sequence ATGGCAGTTCCAAAACGTAAAATGTCCAAAGCTCGTCGTGATGCGCGTCGTGCGAATTGGAAACTTACTGTTCCCCAACTGATTGAGTGCCCGCAGTGTCATCAACCGAAAATGCCTCACCGCGTATGTCCAGAGTGTGGTTTTTATAACGGAAAAGCAGTTGTAACAGCTGAATAA